The bacterium genome window below encodes:
- a CDS encoding VanZ family protein: protein MTKPYETHASQEKEWIKRFLPACIWGIIILTLSSIPYLETPGLKILGVDKIGHLGEYLIFSLLIFKNKNQQKPLILLLIILFTLFDELHQKFIPGREVELADLGVNFIGILTGWLIIRRRR, encoded by the coding sequence GTGACCAAGCCCTATGAAACCCATGCAAGTCAAGAAAAAGAGTGGATTAAAAGATTCTTGCCTGCTTGTATCTGGGGGATAATCATTCTTACTTTATCAAGCATACCTTATCTTGAGACTCCGGGCCTAAAGATACTTGGGGTAGATAAAATTGGCCATTTGGGAGAATATTTGATTTTTTCATTGCTAATTTTTAAAAACAAAAATCAACAAAAACCTCTTATTCTTCTTTTAATCATTCTGTTTACTTTATTTGATGAGTTACATCAAAAATTCATCCCGGGAAGGGAGGTAGAACTTGCTGACCTTGGTGTAAATTTTATAGGTATTCTCACAGGGTGGCTAATTATTAGGAGGAGAAGATGA
- a CDS encoding NYN domain-containing protein encodes MKIFEIFKRSNELSQIRNNIDEMDRRIRKIEFNLRNLRIQKVEWKDLKVGVFVDVQNMFYAAKSQFEARLDYVKLLHHIVKGRRLVKAIAYIIENPEINQSGFISLLSHHSFEIRRKPLIQRADGSQKGDWDIGIALDVLNLVEWLDVVSLVSGDGDFVSLVEDVKARGPRVEVYGFPQNTAIDLKEIADEFFPIGDELILKQ; translated from the coding sequence ATGAAAATATTTGAAATATTTAAAAGAAGTAATGAATTAAGCCAAATTCGTAATAATATAGATGAAATGGATAGACGAATAAGAAAGATAGAATTTAACTTACGAAATCTGAGAATACAAAAGGTTGAATGGAAGGATTTAAAAGTGGGTGTTTTTGTTGATGTCCAAAATATGTTTTATGCGGCTAAAAGTCAATTTGAAGCAAGACTTGATTATGTAAAGCTCTTACATCATATAGTTAAAGGTAGGAGACTGGTAAAAGCAATAGCCTATATAATTGAGAATCCTGAAATTAACCAATCTGGATTTATTTCTCTCTTATCTCATCACTCATTTGAGATTCGAAGAAAGCCGCTGATTCAGAGAGCAGACGGCTCACAGAAAGGAGATTGGGATATTGGGATAGCACTCGATGTACTTAACCTCGTGGAGTGGCTTGATGTGGTGAGTCTTGTGTCAGGGGATGGTGATTTTGTAAGTTTAGTAGAGGATGTAAAAGCAAGGGGACCGAGAGTAGAAGTTTATGGTTTTCCCCAAAATACAGCTATTGACTTAAAAGAAATAGCTGATGAGTTCTTTCCCATAGGTGATGAGCTTATACTTAAGCAATGA
- the aspS gene encoding aspartate--tRNA ligase, producing MKYRTHNCGELRKSDVDTQVVLAGWVDSIRDHGKVGFINLRDRTGITQIVVKDENLLKLMREIGHEWVISVSGIVSLRPNGMENPELLTGEIDVEADKIEVISKSKVTPFVIADEVKAKDELRLRYRYLDLRRYPMQRAIIFKSEVYQAIIEYLHNQGFVNIETPILGRSTPEGARDFIVPSRLHLGKFYSLTQSPQIYKQLLIIAGFDRYYQLAKCFRDEDQRRDRQLEFTQLDVELAFVDEEDVFELTEGLMEYIFKKVLNMHLHTPFKRMTYEEAIEKYGSEKPDTRYDLFLTDISEIAKKSEFRIFKEANTVKCIICEGDIPKKELNNFENIAKGYGMGLSWLKFIGGKFSGPVCKFFSEEVLGEFGLSKNSTVLIVAGESKRVSKALGGVRRELIDKQLLQKSGKYDFTWITDFPMFEYDKDTGRLVPSHHIFVMPKEPEVIENNPEAAIGKLYDLVLNGVELGTGSIRIHIRNLQEKVMEIIGLDKDRRVKEFGCLLEALEYGAPPHGGIALGLDRLIAIMLNIPSIQDVIAFPKTLTGVGLLEGIPSEVDEAQLKEVHVKIRNE from the coding sequence ATGAAATACCGTACACATAATTGTGGCGAACTTAGAAAAAGTGATGTAGATACTCAGGTTGTGCTTGCAGGATGGGTAGATTCAATAAGAGACCACGGGAAAGTAGGGTTTATAAATTTAAGAGACAGGACTGGGATAACACAAATAGTAGTAAAAGATGAAAATTTGCTCAAACTGATGAGAGAAATTGGACATGAATGGGTTATAAGTGTAAGCGGAATAGTTTCGTTACGTCCTAATGGGATGGAAAACCCTGAGTTACTTACAGGTGAGATAGATGTAGAAGCAGATAAAATTGAGGTTATTTCTAAATCAAAAGTTACTCCATTTGTGATAGCTGATGAAGTGAAAGCGAAGGATGAGCTACGCCTGAGATATAGATACCTTGATTTGCGTAGATATCCAATGCAACGTGCAATAATATTTAAGAGCGAAGTCTATCAAGCAATAATAGAGTATTTGCATAACCAGGGTTTTGTAAATATAGAAACGCCAATCCTTGGTCGTAGTACGCCTGAAGGAGCAAGGGATTTCATTGTCCCATCAAGGTTACACTTAGGTAAGTTTTACTCACTTACTCAGTCACCCCAGATTTACAAGCAACTACTTATCATAGCAGGATTTGACCGCTATTATCAACTTGCTAAATGCTTTAGAGATGAAGACCAAAGGAGAGATAGACAACTTGAGTTTACACAACTTGATGTCGAACTTGCTTTTGTAGATGAAGAAGATGTATTTGAACTAACTGAGGGGCTTATGGAATATATATTTAAGAAAGTCCTTAATATGCATTTACATACACCATTTAAGAGAATGACATATGAAGAAGCTATTGAGAAGTATGGAAGCGAGAAGCCTGATACGAGGTATGACTTATTTTTAACTGATATATCAGAGATTGCTAAGAAAAGCGAATTCAGAATATTTAAGGAAGCCAATACAGTAAAATGTATAATATGTGAAGGAGATATACCAAAAAAGGAGCTCAACAATTTTGAGAATATAGCTAAGGGGTATGGAATGGGGCTATCATGGCTCAAATTTATTGGAGGTAAATTTTCTGGTCCAGTTTGTAAGTTCTTCAGTGAGGAAGTCTTAGGAGAATTTGGACTTTCAAAAAATTCAACTGTATTGATTGTTGCTGGTGAATCAAAGAGAGTAAGTAAAGCACTTGGAGGGGTAAGAAGGGAGCTAATAGATAAGCAATTATTACAAAAGAGTGGTAAGTATGATTTTACTTGGATTACAGATTTTCCTATGTTTGAATATGATAAAGACACAGGTAGATTAGTACCTTCACACCATATTTTTGTTATGCCAAAGGAACCCGAAGTTATAGAAAATAATCCTGAGGCTGCGATTGGCAAGCTTTATGACCTTGTTCTTAATGGAGTAGAACTTGGAACAGGTAGCATAAGAATACACATTCGTAATTTACAAGAAAAAGTTATGGAAATCATAGGACTTGATAAAGACAGGCGAGTAAAGGAATTTGGTTGCCTACTTGAGGCTTTAGAATATGGGGCACCTCCCCATGGAGGTATTGCATTGGGACTTGATAGGCTTATAGCAATTATGCTAAATATACCAAGTATCCAAGATGTAATAGCATTCCCAAAAACTTTAACAGGTGTAGGGTTGCTTGAAGGAATCCCATCAGAAGTGGATGAAGCACAACTAAAGGAGGTTCATGTAAAAATAAGAAATGAATGA